Proteins encoded within one genomic window of Maridesulfovibrio bastinii DSM 16055:
- the infA gene encoding translation initiation factor IF-1 — MAKEDAIEVEGVIQEALPNAMFRVELQNGHTILGHISGKMRKHYIRILPGDKVKVELSPYDLTRGRITFRMR, encoded by the coding sequence ATGGCTAAAGAGGATGCGATAGAGGTTGAAGGCGTAATTCAGGAAGCTTTACCTAATGCCATGTTCAGGGTTGAACTTCAGAACGGGCATACTATTCTGGGACATATTTCCGGTAAAATGCGTAAACATTATATACGCATTCTCCCCGGCGACAAGGTCAAGGTGGAATTGTCACCATACGATCTTACAAGGGGGCGGATAACTTTCAGGATGCGTTAA
- a CDS encoding cold shock domain-containing protein, translating into MSHKGVVDWFNERKGFGFIADESGKDVYVHYSEIIRDGFKTLEVGEKVVFDVIDEDCAPKAVAVRIITY; encoded by the coding sequence ATGTCACATAAAGGGGTTGTAGACTGGTTTAATGAGCGGAAGGGATTCGGATTTATTGCTGATGAATCCGGTAAGGATGTTTACGTTCATTATTCGGAGATTATCAGAGACGGCTTTAAGACCCTTGAAGTAGGGGAGAAAGTTGTTTTTGATGTGATTGATGAAGATTGCGCTCCAAAAGCTGTAGCTGTAAGAATTATCACCTACTGA
- a CDS encoding chemotaxis protein, with protein MAKSNILLESGTNELEILEFFIDIPESDDGPAERCHFGVNVAKVMQVIESPDLEHPESAENPCFLGTIPLRGHILPVLDLAVWLDLEREIKPYDIVIVTEFSQTVSGFLVSGVTEIHRVGWQEVLSPDKFMSSFDQSCIVGIVEREDRFIQLLDLESILADLDPTLGGSSDKPMAVASIAYSALVADDSPTIRAMIEESLTAANFRHTSVSNGEEAQRILKEFKEQANRDERPVTDYLNAVISDIEMPLMDGFSLTKWIREDPDLSSIPVVLYSSLITEELRHKGESVGADEQVSKPDLHLLPGKVINLIESKH; from the coding sequence ATGGCAAAAAGTAACATATTACTTGAAAGTGGAACAAATGAACTCGAAATATTGGAATTTTTTATAGATATTCCTGAATCTGACGATGGTCCAGCTGAAAGATGCCATTTCGGAGTCAACGTAGCCAAAGTTATGCAGGTCATAGAAAGTCCTGATCTTGAGCACCCTGAATCAGCTGAAAATCCCTGTTTTCTGGGAACAATTCCACTTAGAGGCCATATTCTTCCTGTACTTGATCTTGCAGTATGGCTTGATTTGGAAAGAGAAATCAAGCCTTATGATATTGTTATCGTAACAGAATTTTCTCAAACTGTTTCCGGTTTCCTTGTTTCCGGGGTGACCGAGATACACAGAGTCGGATGGCAGGAAGTCTTATCCCCAGACAAATTTATGAGCAGTTTCGACCAGAGCTGTATTGTCGGCATTGTTGAACGTGAAGACCGCTTTATTCAGCTACTGGACCTTGAAAGTATTCTCGCTGATCTGGACCCGACTCTTGGCGGAAGCAGCGATAAACCAATGGCTGTGGCCTCAATTGCTTATTCTGCTCTTGTTGCCGACGATTCTCCCACAATAAGAGCCATGATTGAAGAAAGCCTTACCGCCGCAAATTTCAGGCATACTTCAGTCAGCAACGGAGAAGAAGCCCAGCGAATTTTGAAAGAATTTAAAGAACAGGCAAACCGAGACGAAAGACCTGTTACAGATTATTTAAACGCAGTAATCTCAGACATTGAAATGCCACTCATGGATGGTTTCAGCCTGACAAAATGGATTCGTGAAGACCCGGATTTATCAAGTATTCCAGTGGTCCTATACTCTTCACTGATAACAGAAGAATTAAGGCACAAAGGAGAATCCGTGGGTGCTGACGAGCAGGTTTCAAAGCCTGATCTTCATCTTCTCCCCGGAAAAGTTATCAACCTTATAGAATCCAAGCATTAA
- a CDS encoding response regulator, producing MKVLIAEDDMISQKLAARFVDDMGHTAFVSPHGKHAYETLKAENRFDVLVTDIMMPEMDGKQLVQTLRGDSKFMDMPIIIMSAVVGVAEISNLLALGATYFLTKPIDRKEFEDVLNRCI from the coding sequence GTGAAAGTTCTGATTGCCGAAGACGATATGATATCCCAGAAACTTGCGGCGCGTTTTGTTGACGATATGGGCCATACAGCCTTTGTGAGTCCACATGGTAAGCACGCTTATGAGACTCTGAAAGCTGAAAATCGTTTTGATGTTCTTGTGACGGATATCATGATGCCGGAAATGGATGGAAAGCAGTTGGTGCAGACTTTAAGGGGTGATTCTAAATTTATGGATATGCCAATTATTATAATGTCTGCAGTTGTAGGAGTAGCGGAGATTTCAAACCTGCTCGCTCTGGGGGCAACTTATTTTTTGACAAAGCCCATAGACAGAAAAGAATTTGAAGATGTTTTAAATCGATGTATCTAG
- the hypD gene encoding hydrogenase formation protein HypD, with protein sequence MKILEQFSNPDLCRKLLQTLRDEIDGELRFMEVCGTHTVAIFRSGLHSVLPEELVHLSGPGCPVCVTHESEVNAFLDLASRDNVILATFGDLMKVPGQNGNCLKNAQADGANVKVIYSPFDALKIAAENPDQTVVFIGVGFETTAPTIAATIKMAKSQGLKNFKVLSFHKVVPPALDILINDPETRIDGFLLPGHVSTVIGIHPYDFICEKYKKPAVVTGFDPVDILQALLMMVRDRNKQNLTVENQYQRGVSENGNPKAVEIMEEVFSVSDALWRGLGLIPGSGLEISQAYESFDAKKMFGIEIKECPPLPGCKCGEVLKGKRRPDKCPLFAKACTPASPVGPCMVSTEGSCAAYFKYKVD encoded by the coding sequence TTGAAAATCCTAGAACAATTCAGTAATCCGGATTTATGCAGGAAATTGTTGCAGACCCTGCGCGATGAAATAGACGGGGAGCTTCGGTTTATGGAGGTCTGTGGAACACATACCGTAGCCATATTCAGAAGCGGTCTGCATTCTGTGCTGCCAGAAGAACTGGTGCATCTCAGCGGTCCCGGATGCCCGGTGTGTGTTACGCATGAGTCAGAGGTTAACGCTTTCCTTGATCTGGCGTCCCGGGATAATGTTATCCTCGCAACTTTTGGAGACCTGATGAAGGTTCCCGGACAAAATGGGAACTGTCTTAAAAATGCTCAGGCTGACGGAGCAAATGTTAAAGTAATATATTCTCCATTTGATGCCCTTAAAATAGCCGCAGAGAACCCTGACCAGACTGTAGTTTTTATCGGGGTGGGGTTTGAAACCACGGCTCCTACTATTGCTGCAACCATAAAAATGGCAAAATCTCAGGGCCTTAAAAATTTCAAAGTCCTGTCATTTCATAAAGTTGTTCCTCCTGCTCTTGATATTCTTATCAATGATCCTGAAACAAGGATTGACGGGTTTCTGCTGCCCGGCCATGTTTCCACTGTCATAGGAATCCATCCATACGATTTTATATGTGAAAAATATAAAAAACCTGCTGTGGTAACAGGGTTCGACCCGGTTGATATTCTACAGGCTCTGCTGATGATGGTTCGTGACCGCAATAAACAGAATTTAACAGTTGAAAACCAGTACCAGCGCGGTGTTTCAGAAAATGGAAACCCGAAAGCGGTTGAAATAATGGAAGAGGTTTTTTCCGTATCCGATGCCTTGTGGCGCGGACTCGGGCTTATCCCCGGTAGTGGACTTGAAATTTCACAGGCGTATGAATCTTTTGATGCTAAAAAAATGTTCGGCATCGAGATAAAAGAGTGTCCCCCTCTCCCGGGTTGTAAGTGCGGCGAGGTTTTAAAAGGCAAAAGACGGCCGGATAAATGTCCTTTATTTGCAAAGGCCTGTACTCCGGCTTCTCCTGTCGGTCCATGTATGGTTTCCACAGAAGGAAGCTGTGCTGCATACTTCAAATACAAAGTGGATTAA
- the hypE gene encoding hydrogenase expression/formation protein HypE has translation MASDKVLLDYGSGGRASQRLISDLFVKHFSNPELERLNDAAMLSPGARISMSTDSFTVDPIFFPGGNIGSLAVHGTVNDVAMIGAVPKYLTCAYIIEEGFAMDDLEKIVSAMGEAVRGAGVAIVTGDTKVVPKGCVDKIFINTTGVGEIITDQIPAGDRASKGDAVLISGTMGDHGLTILGTREGLSLESNVKSDSACLSHLLVRLIKEIPEIHVFRDPTRGGLATTLNEITSASNVCCELEESAIPVRPEVAGGCSFLGLDPLYLANEGKFICILPDEYAEKALEIMRSDDLGKDACRIGTITDANPGKVVLKTPLGGKRLINMLEGEQLPRIC, from the coding sequence ATGGCTTCAGACAAAGTTCTTCTAGATTATGGTTCAGGTGGCAGGGCTTCACAAAGGCTTATCTCAGATCTTTTTGTTAAGCATTTCAGCAATCCTGAACTTGAGCGTTTAAATGATGCTGCCATGCTTTCACCCGGTGCTAGAATTTCGATGAGTACTGACAGTTTTACTGTTGACCCTATCTTTTTCCCCGGTGGAAATATCGGCTCGCTGGCTGTTCACGGTACAGTGAATGATGTTGCTATGATTGGAGCTGTACCCAAATATTTAACCTGCGCGTATATAATTGAAGAAGGTTTTGCCATGGATGATCTGGAAAAGATCGTATCCGCCATGGGAGAAGCTGTCAGAGGCGCTGGGGTTGCTATTGTCACCGGTGATACAAAGGTTGTTCCAAAAGGGTGTGTGGATAAAATATTTATCAATACCACCGGAGTTGGAGAAATCATAACCGATCAGATCCCGGCAGGGGACAGAGCCAGCAAAGGTGATGCCGTACTCATCAGTGGAACAATGGGTGATCACGGTCTTACAATTCTCGGAACCCGTGAAGGTCTGTCTTTGGAGTCAAATGTAAAGAGTGATTCCGCATGCCTCAGTCACCTGCTGGTTCGACTCATAAAAGAAATTCCTGAGATTCATGTCTTCAGAGATCCTACAAGAGGTGGGCTGGCTACAACTCTGAATGAGATAACTTCGGCTTCAAATGTCTGTTGTGAACTTGAAGAATCAGCTATCCCGGTGCGCCCGGAAGTTGCCGGTGGATGTTCTTTTCTGGGGCTTGATCCTCTTTATCTTGCAAATGAAGGTAAATTTATCTGCATTCTGCCGGATGAGTATGCAGAAAAAGCTCTTGAGATAATGCGCTCCGATGATCTGGGCAAAGATGCCTGCCGGATAGGAACCATTACCGATGCCAACCCCGGAAAGGTGGTCCTTAAAACTCCGCTTGGTGGCAAAAGGCTTATAAACATGCTTGAAGGAGAACAGCTCCCCAGAATCTGTTGA